From the Nevskia ramosa DSM 11499 genome, the window CGGAACCGCGCTCACAGATCTGTGCCAGCGTACGCCACCGCGCGAATACCATTGGCGCGCGAAGCTGCCGTCGATGCGCGCGGCTTGCTGCCGGCATCGGCTGCCGCGGCCGGAATCTTCTCGGCGGCGGCGTCACCCGGGATTTCCAAGGTCACGAACTTGCGCTCATCCGGATCGAACACCCGGATATCGGCCGTTTCGATGTCGTAGATCCAGCCATGAATGCCGAGCTTGCCGGAGGCGATGCGGGCCGCAACCGACGGATGGGTCCGCAGATGGTCCAGCTGGGCGATGACGTTTTCTTCGGTCAGCGCATAAAGGCGATCGCCCTTGTCTTCGAACTGGTAGTTCTCGTCCAGCACGTGCTTGGCCACTTCGGCATGACGCAGCCAGGCGGCGACCGCATGCATCTCGCCGACGCTGGCCGGATTCAGCGTCGCCTTCATCGCGCCGCAATCGGAATGGCCGCAGATGACGATGTCCTTCACGCCGAGCGCTACCACGGCGTATTCGATCGCGGCTGACACGCCACCCGTGAACTGGGCATACGGCGGCACGATGTTGCCGACATTGCGGACCACGAACAGCTGGCCCGGATCGCTCGAGGTGAAGTATTCCGGCACCACGCGCGAATCCGCGCAGGTGATCACCAGCGTGTGCGGCGCCTGGGCCGACGCCAGCTTCTTGAACAGGCGCTGCTTGGTCGGATACGTGACCTTGCGAAACAGTTCGAAACCCTTGATCAGCTTTTCCATCTCGTCACCTTGTATGTCGTCGGACGAGACTGCGGCGCGCATCTTCGATGCGGACACAGTTCGCTCGTCACCTTGGAATATCGGATTGCACTACTTGCTCGATCCCTGTTCGGCATGACGCCGCTGTCCGGATAGGCCCTGAAGACTTCTGGCAACCGCTCAATACGGCTGCCGAAATGAACTCAGGCTTGGAGCAAACGCCCTTGCACGCCGACAAGGCTGTCGGGTGGGCGGAAGGTTTCCGACGACATGCGCGTGATGGCGCCAAAGTCCCTGTTGCGGGGAACGCGGCCAACCGCAGGTTGCATCTGATGCGTGAACTCACGCAGGAAGAACAGCTTGATGTCATGCGTTTCGTCGAGGGCCACCAGGGCCATGACGTCCGCTTCGCATTCATCGCCTTCGCTGCCGGCAGAGCAGTCGACAGCTTCGTCGTCGACCTGCACGGCAAGCGCTTTCGCCGCGCCCAGATCCACGGATTTCGCCGAGGCCACGATTACCGCTGCGTCGGATCCAGGCACGCGCGGGTTATCGCGAATCGCCGATACCGATTGCGCCACCCAGGTCACCGTGCACATCGCGAACACGAACAAGGACGCAATCCGCATGGCGCGGGTCGCGACGAGTCGTCGGATGGCGGTGAACAAGGAGGGTTGCATCGGTCTGGATTCGGTTACTCGCAACTAGGACATTGGAAAAGGCAAGAAGTGCGCCTGCTTCAACCACTGCGCGCGCAGCCAGCTTCATGAAGCGCTCGGTAATCCATATTTACGGACTT encodes:
- a CDS encoding carbonic anhydrase; amino-acid sequence: MRAAVSSDDIQGDEMEKLIKGFELFRKVTYPTKQRLFKKLASAQAPHTLVITCADSRVVPEYFTSSDPGQLFVVRNVGNIVPPYAQFTGGVSAAIEYAVVALGVKDIVICGHSDCGAMKATLNPASVGEMHAVAAWLRHAEVAKHVLDENYQFEDKGDRLYALTEENVIAQLDHLRTHPSVAARIASGKLGIHGWIYDIETADIRVFDPDERKFVTLEIPGDAAAEKIPAAAADAGSKPRASTAASRANGIRAVAYAGTDL